One Malaclemys terrapin pileata isolate rMalTer1 chromosome 7, rMalTer1.hap1, whole genome shotgun sequence genomic region harbors:
- the HNRNPH3 gene encoding heterogeneous nuclear ribonucleoprotein H3 isoform X1: protein MDWTGKHNGPNDTSSDGTVRLRGLPFGCSKEEIVQFFQGLEIVPNGITLTLDYQGRSTGEAFVQFASKEIAENALGKHKERIGHRYIEIFKSSKSEIRGFYDPPRRMMGQQRPGPYDRPIGGRGGYYGAGRGSMYDRMRRGGGGYDGGYGGFDDYGGYNNYGYGNDGYDDRMRDGRGMGGHGYSGAGDASSGFHGGHFVHMRGLPFRATENDIANFFSPLNPIRVHIDIGADGRATGEADVEFVTHEDAVAAMSKDKNNMQHRYIELFLNSTAGGGSGMGGYGRDGMDQGGYGSVGRMGMGSNYSGGYGTPDGLGGYGRGSGNSGGYYGQGSMGGGGWRGMY, encoded by the exons ATGGACTGGACTGGGAAACACAATGGTCCAAATGATACATCTAGTGATGGAACAGTACGACTTCGTGGACTGCCATTTGGTTGCAGCAAAGAGGAGATTGTTCAGTTCTTTCAAG GGTTGGAAATCGTGCCAAATGGGATAACATTGACGCTGGACTACCAGGGGAGAAGCACAGGGGAGGCCTTCGTGCAGTTTGCTTCAAAGGAGATAGCAGAAAATGCTCTGGGGAAACACAAGGAAAGAATAGGGCACAG GTATATTGAAATCTTCAAAAGTAGTAAGAGTGAAATCAGAGGATTCTATGACCCACCAAGAAGAATGATGGGACAGCAACGACCGGGACCATATGATAGACCAATAGGAGGAAGAGGGGGTTATTATGGAGCTGGGCGTGGAAGTATGTATGACAGAATGCGTCGAGGAGGTGGTGGATATGACGGTG GATATGGTGGCTTTGATGATTATGGTGGATATAATAACTATGGCTATGGAAATGATGGCTATGACGACAGAATGAGAGATGGGAGAG GTATGGGAGGACATGGCTATAGTGGAGCTGGAGATGCAAGTTCAGGTTTCCATGGTGGTCATTTTGTTCATATGAGAGGATTGCCTTTTCGAGCTACAGAAAATGATATTGCTAAC TTTTTCTCACCACTGAATCCTATAAGAGTTCACATTGATATTGGGGCAGATGGAAGAGCAACAGGAGAAGCAGATGTGGAGTTTGTAACACATGAAGATGCAGTGGCTGCCATGTCTAAGGATAAAAATAACATGC AACATCGATATATTGAACTGTTTCTGAATTCAACTGCTGGAGGAGGCTCGGGAATGGGAGGCTATGGCAGAGATGGAATGG ATCAAGGAGGTTATGGCTCTGTTGGCAGAATGGGAATGGGTAGCAATTATAGTGGAGGATATGGTACTCCTGATGGCTTGGGTGGATATG
- the HNRNPH3 gene encoding heterogeneous nuclear ribonucleoprotein H3 isoform X2 — translation MDWTGKHNGPNDTSSDGTVRLRGLPFGCSKEEIVQFFQGLEIVPNGITLTLDYQGRSTGEAFVQFASKEIAENALGKHKERIGHRYIEIFKSSKSEIRGFYDPPRRMMGQQRPGPYDRPIGGRGGYYGAGRGRYGGFDDYGGYNNYGYGNDGYDDRMRDGRGMGGHGYSGAGDASSGFHGGHFVHMRGLPFRATENDIANFFSPLNPIRVHIDIGADGRATGEADVEFVTHEDAVAAMSKDKNNMQHRYIELFLNSTAGGGSGMGGYGRDGMDQGGYGSVGRMGMGSNYSGGYGTPDGLGGYGRGSGNSGGYYGQGSMGGGGWRGMY, via the exons ATGGACTGGACTGGGAAACACAATGGTCCAAATGATACATCTAGTGATGGAACAGTACGACTTCGTGGACTGCCATTTGGTTGCAGCAAAGAGGAGATTGTTCAGTTCTTTCAAG GGTTGGAAATCGTGCCAAATGGGATAACATTGACGCTGGACTACCAGGGGAGAAGCACAGGGGAGGCCTTCGTGCAGTTTGCTTCAAAGGAGATAGCAGAAAATGCTCTGGGGAAACACAAGGAAAGAATAGGGCACAG GTATATTGAAATCTTCAAAAGTAGTAAGAGTGAAATCAGAGGATTCTATGACCCACCAAGAAGAATGATGGGACAGCAACGACCGGGACCATATGATAGACCAATAGGAGGAAGAGGGGGTTATTATGGAGCTGGGCGTGGAA GATATGGTGGCTTTGATGATTATGGTGGATATAATAACTATGGCTATGGAAATGATGGCTATGACGACAGAATGAGAGATGGGAGAG GTATGGGAGGACATGGCTATAGTGGAGCTGGAGATGCAAGTTCAGGTTTCCATGGTGGTCATTTTGTTCATATGAGAGGATTGCCTTTTCGAGCTACAGAAAATGATATTGCTAAC TTTTTCTCACCACTGAATCCTATAAGAGTTCACATTGATATTGGGGCAGATGGAAGAGCAACAGGAGAAGCAGATGTGGAGTTTGTAACACATGAAGATGCAGTGGCTGCCATGTCTAAGGATAAAAATAACATGC AACATCGATATATTGAACTGTTTCTGAATTCAACTGCTGGAGGAGGCTCGGGAATGGGAGGCTATGGCAGAGATGGAATGG ATCAAGGAGGTTATGGCTCTGTTGGCAGAATGGGAATGGGTAGCAATTATAGTGGAGGATATGGTACTCCTGATGGCTTGGGTGGATATG